A window of the Candidatus Paraluminiphilus aquimaris genome harbors these coding sequences:
- the moaA gene encoding GTP 3',8-cyclase MoaA: MKSQLSPLVDTFDRRIRYLRLSVTDRCDFRCQYCMTEEMRFLPRKSVLSEDEVIRLATLFVELGVEKIRLTGGEPLIRPDIVGIARRLNTIDGLKELVLTTNGSQLTTLAKPLVDAGVSRINVSLDTLCERQFAELSRTGHLDKVLRGIDAAIEAGFQRIRLNTVLLTGQNEQQIEPLLDYALKKGIDIAFIEEMPMGHITQTERELSLVPSAQVLETIKSRFSLLPIVGGAADGPARRYAIEGTSTEVGVISPITHNFCDSCNRLRVTPDGRLVLCLGHENALDLRQMLRSDMDSSSLKRAIVAALAYKPERHVFDQPDEPQVVRLMNVTGG; this comes from the coding sequence ATGAAATCTCAGCTGTCTCCCCTTGTCGATACCTTCGACCGTCGCATTCGTTATCTCAGATTATCCGTAACGGATCGTTGTGACTTCCGATGCCAGTATTGCATGACCGAGGAGATGCGTTTTTTACCACGCAAATCGGTGCTGTCCGAGGACGAGGTTATCCGACTAGCCACCTTATTTGTTGAGTTGGGTGTCGAAAAAATTCGTCTGACAGGCGGTGAGCCTCTGATCCGCCCCGACATCGTTGGTATTGCACGCAGGCTCAATACTATCGACGGACTCAAAGAACTCGTACTCACTACTAACGGCAGTCAACTGACGACTTTAGCCAAACCACTGGTGGACGCGGGCGTTTCACGGATCAACGTCAGCCTCGATACGCTTTGCGAACGACAATTCGCGGAACTCTCTCGCACGGGCCACCTTGATAAGGTTCTGCGTGGCATTGATGCTGCCATTGAGGCCGGATTTCAGCGGATCAGACTCAATACCGTGTTGTTAACCGGTCAGAACGAGCAACAAATTGAGCCGCTTCTCGACTATGCCTTGAAAAAGGGTATTGATATTGCCTTTATCGAAGAAATGCCAATGGGCCACATTACTCAAACTGAGCGCGAACTCAGTCTCGTACCCTCGGCTCAAGTGCTTGAAACAATTAAATCACGATTTTCTCTGTTGCCCATCGTTGGTGGCGCGGCGGACGGTCCTGCAAGGCGCTATGCCATTGAAGGGACCTCCACTGAGGTGGGCGTTATTTCCCCCATCACTCATAACTTTTGCGACTCTTGCAACCGGCTTCGAGTGACGCCTGACGGTAGACTCGTTTTGTGTCTAGGGCACGAAAACGCGCTAGATTTGCGGCAAATGCTCAGAAGCGACATGGATTCGTCCAGCTTGAAACGTGCAATTGTTGCCGCGCTTGCGTATAAACCCGAACGTCACGTGTTCGATCAACCAGACGAGCCTCAAGTTGTTCGCTTAATGAACGTCACGGGCGGTTGA
- a CDS encoding AAA family ATPase, with product MSHSFPKLGSVESIIESLAAEGYICNEQIATVVYLAAALEKPILVEGPPGVGKTELAKSCAELTGAPLVRLQCYEGLDESKAIYEWKYGKQLLYTQLLKTQLAEVMEGATGLRESIERLHSFDDVFFSKEFLEPRPLFRAIDADDGVVLLVDEIDKADFEFESLLLEVLSDFQVSIPELGTVKGRSKPLVFLTSNDTRDLSDALKRRCLHLHIDFPTTELEGKIVRARVPQITEAMTDHLTSFVSKVRELDLKKLPSVSETIDWAKSLVLLHADSLDEELVRSSLNALLKYEDDLSTVVDNLTELLSQDVKASQAS from the coding sequence ATGTCACACTCGTTTCCAAAGCTGGGGAGCGTCGAGAGTATTATCGAATCGCTTGCCGCCGAGGGCTATATCTGCAACGAACAGATAGCCACCGTCGTCTACTTAGCCGCCGCACTCGAAAAACCTATTCTGGTAGAGGGCCCCCCAGGCGTGGGTAAGACCGAACTTGCCAAAAGTTGTGCCGAACTTACCGGGGCTCCCCTGGTTAGACTGCAGTGCTACGAAGGTCTCGACGAGTCGAAAGCAATTTACGAGTGGAAGTACGGCAAGCAACTTCTCTACACCCAGCTGCTGAAAACGCAGTTAGCTGAAGTCATGGAGGGCGCTACAGGGCTCCGTGAGTCGATAGAGCGACTGCACAGTTTCGATGACGTTTTCTTCTCCAAAGAATTTTTGGAACCAAGACCCTTATTTCGAGCAATCGATGCCGATGACGGTGTTGTTCTACTGGTCGATGAGATTGACAAGGCTGACTTTGAATTTGAGTCGCTGTTACTAGAGGTGCTCTCGGACTTCCAAGTCTCTATTCCTGAGCTAGGCACCGTAAAAGGCCGCTCCAAGCCACTGGTCTTTTTAACCAGTAACGACACGCGCGATCTATCCGACGCCTTAAAACGGCGCTGTCTGCACCTCCATATCGACTTCCCCACCACAGAGCTGGAAGGGAAAATTGTCCGAGCGCGAGTACCGCAAATTACCGAAGCTATGACCGACCATCTCACATCCTTTGTGAGCAAAGTACGTGAACTCGATCTGAAGAAACTCCCTTCGGTTTCTGAGACCATCGATTGGGCGAAGAGCTTGGTCTTATTGCATGCTGATTCGCTAGATGAAGAACTTGTCCGCAGTTCCTTAAACGCACTCCTCAAATACGAGGACGATTTGAGTACCGTGGTAGACAATCTCACCGAATTACTTAGCCAAGACGTTAAGGCCTCCCAGGCCAGCTAA
- a CDS encoding VWA domain-containing protein, whose protein sequence is MNAPRGLSQDAPTDRLLAFIEFLRGRDIFISPADSLVAMEVAGLVGYADRRLLKNGLGSALAKSKFEIEIFNEAFEQYFGAPENDKNTASNRDSKEDAESEPASPEQLGQQLAQALEAQPELSKNLSSDLVEALKSGDEAAIAIAVETAAQQVDVSAIKLLTQRGQYIRKMLDALGEQALRDAAVELESTEPAAFEAVQALREQLRNKVRDRVDRAYMVHASGDAEDMLDEALSNMSLGNVDQHHRARLKRLLEKMTRKLAARHGRIRKRVKRGQLAIAPTLRKAMATDGVPFQPQWRKSLRRKPQILILCDVSGSVAAYAKFLLLFVHSLQDILPRTRSFAFSSNLGEVTDTLRSLPVEIAIERVNLKYGGATDYARAFEDFAALAMADINRVTTVIVLGDARNNNTDPRLDLLAEIRAKCRQLIWLNPESQRSWSTGDSEMAGVMKNCDVTAECSTLKQLERVIDTLLTELNS, encoded by the coding sequence ATGAATGCGCCTCGAGGTCTCAGTCAAGACGCCCCTACCGACCGGCTATTAGCGTTTATTGAGTTTCTGAGAGGTCGAGACATCTTCATTTCACCGGCTGATTCCTTGGTCGCTATGGAAGTTGCAGGACTGGTGGGCTACGCCGATCGCAGACTGCTCAAGAACGGCTTGGGCAGTGCACTTGCGAAGTCCAAATTCGAGATAGAAATCTTCAACGAGGCTTTTGAGCAGTATTTTGGTGCGCCAGAAAATGACAAAAACACCGCGTCAAATAGGGACTCAAAAGAGGACGCAGAGAGCGAGCCGGCAAGCCCCGAACAACTAGGACAGCAACTTGCCCAGGCGCTTGAAGCGCAACCCGAGCTCTCAAAGAACTTATCAAGCGATCTTGTAGAAGCCTTAAAAAGCGGTGACGAAGCGGCTATTGCCATTGCCGTCGAAACCGCCGCGCAACAAGTTGATGTCTCGGCAATAAAACTCTTAACTCAGCGGGGGCAATACATCCGGAAAATGCTGGATGCACTGGGAGAACAAGCCTTAAGAGACGCGGCAGTTGAGTTAGAGAGTACCGAGCCTGCCGCCTTCGAGGCCGTGCAGGCACTTCGTGAGCAACTGCGAAACAAGGTCCGAGATCGTGTGGATCGCGCCTATATGGTCCACGCCAGTGGCGACGCTGAAGACATGCTCGATGAGGCGCTAAGCAACATGTCTCTGGGTAACGTTGACCAGCACCATCGAGCCCGACTTAAGCGTCTGCTTGAGAAGATGACACGCAAACTTGCAGCCAGGCACGGACGCATTCGAAAACGCGTTAAACGTGGACAACTCGCGATTGCACCCACACTTCGCAAAGCCATGGCGACCGACGGCGTCCCCTTCCAGCCTCAATGGCGGAAGAGCCTACGCAGAAAGCCTCAGATATTGATCCTCTGTGATGTCAGTGGCTCTGTCGCAGCCTACGCGAAGTTTCTACTGCTCTTTGTCCACTCGCTACAAGATATCCTGCCAAGGACGCGCAGCTTTGCGTTCTCATCAAACCTTGGTGAAGTGACCGACACGTTGCGCTCTCTGCCTGTTGAAATTGCCATCGAGCGTGTCAATTTGAAGTACGGCGGCGCCACCGACTACGCACGAGCCTTTGAGGACTTCGCCGCTCTGGCCATGGCGGATATCAATCGAGTCACCACCGTCATCGTTCTCGGTGACGCGCGGAACAACAACACCGATCCGCGACTGGACTTACTCGCCGAAATACGCGCTAAGTGTCGACAGCTGATTTGGCTCAACCCTGAGAGTCAGCGGAGCTGGAGCACAGGCGATTCGGAGATGGCGGGCGTTATGAAAAACTGCGACGTCACCGCGGAGTGCAGCACACTAAAGCAACTGGAGCGCGTCATCGACACGCTCTTGACCGAGCTGAATAGCTAA
- the gshA gene encoding glutamate--cysteine ligase: MTADAFRNLIAQTRDKSFLVARRGIEKEGLRVSRDTHRISQLPHPTALGSALTHSAITTDYSEALLEFITGVHATPESALEELFHLHAYTSQSLPDEIIWSASMPGELEGEADIPIAHYGSSNIGTMKRVYRNGLGARYGRAMQAIAGIHYNFSLPETFWELSLAHSETTLSIKDWRTQGYLALIRNFQRRLWLLNFLTGSSPAVSRSFLAGQAPKHLVEGQSKTLMSRHATSLRMGDLGYTSSAQDGLQICYNQLETYIQTLTDAIVEPHEHYASLPPTSQGELLQLNHGLLQIENEFYSAIRPKRVTQSGEAPVRALRARGIEYVEVRCLDVNPFTPLGIDVDTTALVDTFVLSCLLEDSPLCTSHSRKIDNENNQRALNQGRSPSLRLLDDAGNEQTVVEASASILMSMEATAELLDSANQTSRHVEAVNAARSKIVGDEETYSARVVRELDEQSVDYSTLMGEYSKRWNRIFQDFALPLNARTQLADEAIASLRKQREIEKSDTSTFDAFLQAFYTQYH; the protein is encoded by the coding sequence ATGACGGCCGACGCGTTCAGAAACTTGATAGCGCAAACACGAGACAAGTCGTTTCTCGTCGCCCGGCGCGGCATCGAAAAAGAAGGTTTGCGCGTCTCGCGCGATACCCACCGTATTTCACAGCTACCCCATCCGACGGCGTTGGGCTCAGCGCTTACCCACAGCGCCATCACGACGGACTATTCCGAAGCATTGCTCGAGTTTATTACCGGCGTTCACGCGACACCCGAGTCAGCCCTCGAAGAGTTGTTTCATTTACATGCTTACACATCGCAGTCGCTGCCCGATGAAATTATCTGGAGCGCGAGCATGCCCGGTGAGCTAGAGGGCGAGGCGGATATCCCCATCGCGCACTACGGATCATCCAACATTGGGACAATGAAGCGCGTCTATCGAAATGGATTAGGGGCCCGCTACGGCAGAGCAATGCAAGCCATTGCAGGCATCCACTACAATTTCTCCCTGCCTGAGACGTTTTGGGAACTATCGCTCGCTCATTCTGAAACGACGTTATCGATTAAAGATTGGCGAACCCAAGGCTACCTCGCACTGATTAGAAACTTCCAGCGTCGTTTATGGCTCCTTAACTTTCTAACCGGGAGCTCTCCCGCGGTTAGCCGGTCTTTTCTCGCAGGCCAGGCACCAAAGCACCTGGTAGAAGGGCAGTCCAAAACCCTGATGAGTCGACACGCCACCTCGCTTCGTATGGGCGACTTGGGCTACACCAGCTCGGCACAGGACGGCTTGCAGATCTGTTACAACCAGCTTGAGACCTATATTCAAACGCTGACTGACGCCATCGTAGAACCCCATGAGCACTATGCTTCCTTGCCCCCTACGAGTCAGGGTGAGTTATTGCAGCTAAATCACGGCCTACTTCAAATTGAAAACGAGTTTTACAGTGCAATCCGACCCAAACGCGTGACCCAGTCTGGTGAGGCGCCGGTGCGAGCACTTAGAGCCCGGGGGATTGAGTACGTCGAAGTTCGTTGCCTTGACGTCAATCCATTTACCCCGCTGGGGATCGATGTGGACACAACGGCCCTTGTTGATACGTTCGTCCTGAGCTGCCTGCTTGAGGACAGTCCACTGTGTACTTCGCACTCTCGCAAGATCGACAACGAGAATAATCAGAGAGCACTCAATCAGGGTCGAAGTCCATCGCTTCGTTTACTTGACGACGCAGGCAATGAACAAACAGTGGTGGAAGCCTCCGCATCGATATTGATGTCGATGGAAGCCACAGCAGAGCTTCTCGATAGCGCTAATCAAACATCACGACATGTAGAAGCTGTAAACGCCGCTAGATCAAAAATCGTGGGTGATGAGGAGACGTACTCGGCGCGCGTGGTTCGTGAATTGGATGAGCAATCCGTCGATTACTCCACCTTGATGGGCGAGTATTCGAAGCGTTGGAATCGAATCTTCCAGGACTTCGCGCTACCGCTTAATGCAAGGACACAGCTAGCCGATGAAGCCATTGCTTCACTGCGCAAACAACGTGAAATAGAAAAGAGCGATACATCGACATTTGACGCCTTTTTGCAGGCTTTCTACACGCAATATCACTAA
- a CDS encoding FKBP-type peptidyl-prolyl cis-trans isomerase, with product MFKASFFSGVKFRFAALAILIGVGLVACDQTTESTEMSLESQDQRISYGIALNMGRRMKAEGVPLDADAFAQGIRDAISGAEAQMTDEEINAEMMAMQEKMQAEQEAEMQAAASGNLEVGQAFLAENASAEGVQVTESGLQYRVVKAGTGAKPTSADSVEVHYEGRLINGTVFDSSYSRGQPVTFGVTQVIPGWTEALQLMSEGAEYELTIPSELAYGAGGAGGAIGPNEVLIFKVELLSVVGAGS from the coding sequence ATGTTTAAAGCGAGTTTTTTCTCGGGAGTTAAATTTCGATTCGCAGCGCTAGCCATTTTGATTGGCGTGGGCTTGGTCGCTTGTGATCAAACCACGGAGTCGACTGAAATGAGTTTAGAAAGTCAGGATCAGCGCATTAGCTACGGCATTGCCTTGAATATGGGACGTAGAATGAAGGCAGAAGGCGTTCCGCTGGATGCAGATGCGTTTGCGCAGGGTATTCGAGACGCTATCTCGGGTGCAGAAGCACAAATGACCGATGAAGAAATTAACGCTGAAATGATGGCCATGCAGGAGAAGATGCAGGCTGAGCAAGAAGCTGAGATGCAGGCTGCCGCGTCGGGTAATCTCGAGGTGGGTCAAGCGTTTCTTGCAGAGAACGCAAGCGCTGAGGGTGTACAGGTCACAGAGAGTGGCTTGCAGTACCGAGTTGTCAAAGCGGGCACGGGCGCCAAGCCTACCTCCGCAGACTCTGTCGAAGTGCATTACGAGGGGCGCCTGATTAACGGTACGGTCTTTGATAGCAGCTACAGCCGAGGGCAGCCTGTAACTTTTGGTGTTACACAAGTTATTCCCGGCTGGACTGAGGCGTTGCAATTGATGAGTGAGGGAGCTGAGTACGAGCTCACTATTCCTTCTGAGCTGGCTTATGGTGCGGGCGGTGCTGGTGGTGCAATCGGCCCCAATGAAGTTTTGATCTTCAAAGTTGAATTGCTTTCAGTCGTTGGTGCTGGCAGCTAA